Proteins from one Stenotrophomonas aracearum genomic window:
- a CDS encoding MerC family mercury resistance protein, whose amino-acid sequence MKPSSALLDAGAIALSSLCLLHCLALPLLAAALPLMGVWAEAEWVHIVFVAIAAPTTGFALWRAHVQHPLPGLALVSAALGLLLLLAGAAGWPSHEAETPMTVAGSLLLASTHIWNAWRRHRH is encoded by the coding sequence ATGAAGCCAAGTTCCGCGCTGCTCGACGCAGGCGCCATTGCCCTTTCGAGCCTGTGCCTGCTGCATTGCCTGGCCCTGCCCTTGCTGGCAGCCGCCTTGCCACTGATGGGTGTGTGGGCCGAAGCCGAATGGGTGCACATCGTGTTCGTCGCCATCGCCGCGCCGACCACCGGTTTCGCGCTGTGGCGTGCGCACGTCCAGCATCCGTTGCCGGGCTTGGCGCTCGTCAGTGCGGCCTTGGGTCTGCTGTTGCTCCTGGCCGGCGCTGCCGGATGGCCCAGCCACGAGGCCGAAACCCCCATGACCGTGGCCGGCAGTCTGCTGCTCGCCAGCACCCACATCTGGAATGCCTGGCGCCGCCACCGGCATTGA
- a CDS encoding metal-sensing transcriptional repressor, giving the protein MAHVQSQRKALLARVRRMAGQVSALETSLQSEEADCTDVLMQASAVRGAAHALLMALLDDHLQAHVVSPEDPEERAAEAQVLVKLLRAYGR; this is encoded by the coding sequence ATGGCGCATGTTCAATCACAACGTAAGGCTCTGCTGGCACGCGTGCGGCGGATGGCGGGGCAGGTGTCTGCCCTTGAGACGTCGTTGCAGTCAGAGGAGGCCGATTGCACGGACGTGCTGATGCAGGCTTCGGCGGTGCGCGGTGCAGCGCACGCGCTGCTGATGGCGCTGCTGGATGACCACCTGCAGGCGCACGTGGTGTCGCCGGAGGACCCGGAAGAGCGGGCGGCGGAAGCGCAGGTATTGGTGAAGTTGTTGCGGGCCTACGGGCGGTGA
- a CDS encoding ABC-F family ATP-binding cassette domain-containing protein codes for MTAFALTLDRVTLTLPDGRVLFSELSASFDTTPTGLVGRNGVGKSVLGRLLAGELSPSSGHIQRLGNVHLLAQHSGVQPGRIADLAGVAPVLDALDRIEAGSVDPDDFAVVGERWTLREQLQAQWQRLGLPTLDPAAPASRLSGGQAMQVALAGALLSDADALVLDEPSNHLDSAHRTRLIDALAQWRGGLIVISHDRALLRQMQRVVELSPSGLRSYGGNYDHYAAQRQDELATAEAQLALRKRERRQEQNALREQRERQEHRQSRAQRDARTANQAPILLGGMKNRAENSAGRLQAQHAERRAAADSRVREAAAEVDVATQVAMLGPSLATPGPQQVASLSGVILPWVEPRWQHIDLYLQRGNRIGVRGRNGSGKSTLLRVLAGELEPLAGEVKRAAGTALLDQTLSALPAQDSALQLLQRANPQASDATLRTQLALLGLDAERSLRPLATLSGGERMKAALGAVLHAEVPPQLLLLDEPGNHLDLASLAALEHMLSQYRGSVVIVSHDQALLDAVQLTHQLDATDEGWELKLL; via the coding sequence ATGACCGCATTCGCCCTCACGCTCGACCGCGTGACACTCACCCTGCCCGACGGCCGGGTGCTCTTCTCCGAACTTTCCGCTTCGTTCGACACCACCCCGACCGGTCTGGTCGGTCGCAATGGCGTGGGCAAGAGCGTGCTCGGGAGGCTGCTGGCCGGCGAGCTTTCGCCCAGCAGCGGGCACATCCAGCGCCTCGGCAACGTGCACCTGCTTGCACAGCACAGTGGCGTGCAACCCGGCCGCATCGCCGACCTCGCAGGTGTTGCGCCGGTGCTGGACGCACTGGACCGCATTGAAGCCGGTAGCGTGGACCCGGATGATTTCGCCGTGGTCGGTGAGCGCTGGACCCTTCGCGAACAGTTGCAGGCGCAATGGCAGCGGCTTGGATTGCCTACGCTGGACCCGGCCGCGCCGGCATCCCGGCTCAGCGGTGGCCAGGCCATGCAAGTGGCACTGGCGGGCGCCCTGTTGTCTGACGCTGACGCACTGGTGCTGGACGAACCCAGCAACCACCTCGACAGCGCGCACCGTACGCGCCTGATCGACGCCCTGGCGCAGTGGCGTGGCGGCCTGATCGTGATCAGCCACGACCGCGCCCTGCTGCGGCAGATGCAGCGCGTTGTCGAACTCAGCCCCAGCGGGCTGCGCAGCTACGGTGGCAACTACGACCATTACGCCGCGCAGCGCCAGGACGAACTGGCCACTGCCGAAGCGCAGCTGGCGCTGCGCAAGCGCGAGCGGCGGCAGGAGCAGAACGCATTGCGCGAACAGCGCGAGCGCCAGGAGCACCGCCAATCGCGCGCGCAGCGCGACGCACGCACCGCCAACCAGGCACCGATCCTGCTGGGCGGCATGAAGAACCGCGCCGAGAACAGTGCGGGCCGCCTGCAGGCGCAGCACGCCGAACGACGCGCCGCTGCCGACAGCCGCGTGCGCGAAGCCGCTGCGGAGGTGGACGTGGCCACGCAGGTCGCCATGCTCGGCCCATCGCTCGCCACTCCGGGCCCACAGCAGGTGGCGTCGCTCTCTGGCGTGATCCTGCCGTGGGTGGAACCACGCTGGCAGCACATCGACCTGTACCTGCAGCGCGGAAACCGCATCGGCGTGCGCGGTCGCAACGGCAGCGGCAAATCCACGTTGTTGCGCGTGTTGGCGGGTGAGCTGGAACCACTGGCAGGCGAGGTGAAGCGCGCAGCGGGAACCGCCCTGCTCGACCAGACCCTGTCAGCGCTGCCCGCGCAGGACTCGGCGCTGCAACTGCTCCAGCGCGCGAACCCGCAGGCCAGCGACGCCACCCTGCGCACCCAGCTGGCCCTGCTCGGGCTGGACGCCGAACGCAGCCTGCGCCCGCTGGCCACGCTTAGCGGAGGTGAACGCATGAAGGCCGCACTCGGCGCGGTGCTGCATGCCGAAGTACCACCGCAGTTGCTGCTGCTGGACGAACCCGGCAACCACCTGGACCTGGCATCGCTTGCCGCGCTGGAGCACATGCTCAGCCAGTACCGGGGCAGCGTGGTGATCGTGTCGCACGACCAGGCGCTGCTGGATGCGGTGCAGCTGACCCACCAGCTGGACGCGACGGACGAGGGGTGGGAGCTGAAGCTTCTATAG